From Micromonospora echinaurantiaca:
GACGGTGAGCACGTCGCCGACGAGTTCCGGATCCAGCGCGGAGGTCGGCTCGTCGAAGAGCATCAGCTTGGGGTCCATCGACAGCGACCGGGCGATCGCCACCCGCTGCTGCTGCCCGCCGGAGAGCTGCGCGGGGAACGCGGTGGCCTTGTCGGTCAGGCCGACCCGCTCCAGGTTCTCCCGGGCGATCCGCTCGGCCTCCGCCCGGCCGCGCCGGAGCACCTTGCGCTGGGCGACGGTGAGGTTGTCCAGCACGGTCAGGTGCGGGAACAGGTTGAACGACTGGAAGACCATGCCGATGCCGCGGCGGACCGCGTCGATCTCGACGTCCGGGTCGGTCATCTCGATCCCGTTCACCCAGATCTTGCCGGCGGTCGGCTCCTCGAGCAGGTTGACGCAGCGCAGCAGGGTCGACTTGCCGGATCCGGAC
This genomic window contains:
- a CDS encoding amino acid ABC transporter ATP-binding protein; this encodes MTTPEARPAVEIRDLHKSFGPIEVLKGIDFEVGHGEVVCVIGPSGSGKSTLLRCVNLLEEPTAGKIWVNGIEMTDPDVEIDAVRRGIGMVFQSFNLFPHLTVLDNLTVAQRKVLRRGRAEAERIARENLERVGLTDKATAFPAQLSGGQQQRVAIARSLSMDPKLMLFDEPTSALDPELVGDVLTVMRKLAEDGMTMMVVTHEMAFARDVADRVVFMDGGVVVEQGPPQEVLGAPRHERTRSFLSRVLDPTHVAQLGQPGQSAQPAEPPRLPSDDRHNL